The DNA region TTTATCATGAGAATTGGTTCCAAACCAGTTGAATAGACATCTTTTGACAATAGAAGAGCCACTTTTGCTAGAATACTGATCgaagaagaaaataatatttagacaGTAGGATGCGACCAGGATAAAGGAATTCCATTATCCTGATTATAGAACATATATCATGAAAATCATACTGGCAaaataagggggcgtttggtttgcaTTGTTCATgttgttttctattttcattttctgagaaaatggaaaacgcgtttgGCTTGCATTTTCCACGTTCATTTTCAAGAAAAAGAGAGAGcattttctaagaaaacgaaaaacaCAGAAAAATCATTttctgaaaatgaaaaaaatgcagTTTTctggaaaatgaaatgaaaatgcaaacaaaccaaacacaccctaaaatTTTCAAGAATATGAAGTCTCACCCAGAAATGAATTTGTTATTGAGCAGAATTTCAATTGGTTTCACAAGTCAGGGCGGTTTTGTTTTACTCTGTTACGGCTGTGGCTGCAATTTTTCTATTTGCTACTATGGCGGTGGTGCACCCATTAGTCCTCCTATTTGATCGGCATCAACGCAGATTTCATCACTGGATTGCGAAGATCTGGGCAACACTGACTATAATTCCTTtttataagtttgaatttgaggGGATGGAGAACTTACCTCTTCAAGATGCTCCAACTGTGTATGTTTCCAATCATCAGAGCTTCTTGGATATATACACTCTTCTGACCATTGGGAGGAGCTTCAAATTTATAAGCAAAAGAAGCATTTTTCTTTTCCCAATTATTGGATGGGCGATGTATCTCATTGGTGTAATTCCTATTGCCAGAACTGATAGCAGGAGCCAGCTggtattttgttttcttttttgagTTTAAATACATTGGTCATCTTTTAGAAATGATTTCTATTTTTGTTGGATGAGGAAAATCAATCTTTGCTTATATATGAATGATTAAGACCTCAAATTGATAGATATAATCTGACATTTTAAGTTGTATGATAATTAATGCTGGGCTTATGTAATTTTTCCTGACTGTTCAAAATTGGTGATGCCTTTTCACCTTTATGATACCCTTCTTGAGCATTTTATTAATCGTACTAATATGGATGTTTGTATTGTATTTGAACCTTGAAGCTTTGGTTAATCAGTCCTAGAGGATTTTTGTAGAAAGACTTTGCAAGTTGTTTGTTCTCCAATATTCCAGTTGTTAAATTTATTATTCTGCTTGCTTACAGGATTGTCTTAAGCGGTGTATGGATTTCATTAAGAAGGGGGCATCTGTTTTTTTCTTCCCGGAGGGAACCAGGAGTAAAGATGGAAAGCTAGGCACTTTCAAGGTGATTTTGTGTTGTTCTACTTGATTGTATGTAGTTAAACACAATGTTGAAAATAGAATTTTGGAAATAAGTTGACTTAATTGGTGTTCTTGTAGAAAGGAGCATTTAGTGTTGCTACGAAGACTGGTGTTCCTGTTTTGCCTATAACAATTATGGGGACAGGTAAGATTATGCCTCCAGGAAGGGAAGGTATAATAAATTCAGGAGCTGTGAAAGTCGTGATACACAAGCCTCTAGATGGAAAAGATGCAGAGAAGCTTTGTAGTGAATCTAGAGACATAATTGCTCAAACACTCTTGCTTCATGGTTATGGTGTACATTAAATTAACTGGGCACTGCAATTTTGGGCATCTCATAGTATGTTTTGACCTGTGAAGTTCTTCAGGTATATTTCTCTTTTCTTAGATATGTGTACGGGACATGTGGGTGAATTCCACGATTTGATCTTTTGGCACCTTTTTATAAGTAATATGTTATCTAAGCTACTAACTACTAACCTTCACTCTGAAGCCTGATTACTATATCTGAATACTGTTTGTGGGATGCCATCTTTAGTTTGCTGATTCTAGCACGCTTACACCTAATGCATTGCGTAAACTTATAGTTGTCAACGATGTTTGTAGAATTCATGCTTTTGGGGTTGCAATTATAGCTGTCTGTGTCAGGGTTAAACAAATGTGATTACTTTGGAcgtgtttcttttatactaacgtATCATCTAGCTTAATGCAGTTATCCATCGCAATTTCATTTTGTCATTTTGATTTCTATTCTTGTAACTGCCAATTACTTGGTTTTGCATATTTATTCGCCACTAGCACGGTCCAGATTGCAGTTGCATTCAGTAATCTTGACAGTCTGAACACTAGCTTGTTGTCATGTCATTATAAGTTGAATCTTACATTAGGATTCTCAATATATCCAAGCTGAAATTTTTGAAACAAATAGATTAGTCCCAGATATACCAAAATAATATGACTGGTCTAGTCTCTAATATTTGTCAGACATAATAACAGTGTCGATATACTGGCTTTTATACATCAAAAACATTAGTATTTCTGATGTAAGTCAGGGGAAATAACATTTCCATTGAATATTTGAAGTTGATCTCCTGTTTGATCTTTACTGTATCTTTTATAGCGCTTGTCATTGCTTTCTATACATCGCAGGAGCAGACTTTTCTAACTTGATACAAGGGGAAGATGAGGAGATAACAACCTGTTATTGCGTAGAAGACTACCGGTTTACGAGAGAGTTTGACTAGCAGATAAGTTGAACCAGAAAGTTGAAGTAAAAAttgtttgttcttttttttttttaactctcttcTGGAAATAAAGATTTGGAAAGCTGTATGAAATTGATATTTCTAACGTCAAGAGCCAAGCAATAATAAAGTATTTATTTTCTGCTGATTCCAGCTTCTATGCCGAACTATAAGCAATTATGCTGAGGTTTCCAATTTTCTGTCAGCTAAGTTTGCTTAAAAACATGGAAAGAGAAAAGGGAATCAAAGAGAAGACAAAATGGATTCTTTGTTTTTTAATCTCTTGTTTGAATGTGTTACTTTGAAAAAGGGTAAAATAGTTTGATTAGAACAATTGAAGTATAATCATCAGCCAAGATTTTGAACAATCCTTGCTCTGTTGATAGTTGTAACAAGTtagattttcttttcatttaattttttttatgcggGTACAATTGGAACTCAATTCGTTTGCATTCTTATTTTAAGGATTTAGATCATTAGATTTTGATGTTGATTGAAATGAGCAATCGATAAAAAAAAACCTGATGTTTCACATTTGGCTCTTTAGTTCAGGTTTTATATTGTCTGAGTTGTCAGGTTTTATAAAAAATGAGCAATGTCTTCAGTttcaaataaagaaaaataaacaatCACTTGTATAAGAGTAACTCATATTGTTGACAGAATTATCGAAATAGATGAGGATTATTGTTTTCATGCCAACAACAGCTTCTAAAGAGAGAAGAAAAAGATGCATCGCAACTGAAGACCACATAATCACACGCAATTCACTAGTTCAATCTGACATCTAATTGAGAGAGTTTCCCACATCAATCACAAACCGATATTTGACATCCCTGTTAATGAGTCTTTGAAGAGCCTCGTTGACGTAAGAAATGCTAATAACTTCAATctcagggtatactttgtttgccGCGCAAAAGTGGAGCATTTCTTGTGTCTCTTTTGTGCCTCCTGTTATGCTCCCAGCTATACTTCTAGCGCCTACATTGAATTGAATAGAAGGAAGCATCAGAACCAATTCAACATTATATTGAAGTGTTTTCTAGGATAATAGAGCAACATGATAAGAAGAGAACAATACCGAGGTTTAGGCTTCTAGGCGATAATTTGATCTCACTCGGGAAGCCTACGAGGACCAAAACACCCTCTACCTTCAATAGGTCCATGTAAGGATCAAAAGGATGATCGCCGGAGGCAGTGTCAACGATGAAATCCAATGATTGTGTCAAGGACTGAGCAAAAAAAGTATAGAAGATACATTAAATACACTAACAGAATACACCAATCACATATAGGTTTGTTTCAtatttttcttctctcttctttccTAGAGAAATTATCTGTTTCATGTTGTAAATAGTTACATCTTTGCAGTCTAGTTTTTATATAGCTTGCATAAACTTAAATGAGAATTATAAAGAAACTCCTAAACGGATAAAGACTCCATTTAAGATAAGCAATTGTAGAGAAAGATTTAAGATATGCTGAACTAAATACTTAGAAGCAGTATAATCGAGCACAAACATGATGGAAGTGACATTATACCATCATCTGTTGCTTGTCTGATGAAAGCACAAATTTGTCAGCTTTTAGGATATTCAGGGCTTCCTCCTTCTTGGACTCACTAGTACTGAATACTGTTACTTTCAAACCGAATGCTTTACCGAACTTCACAGCCATATGACCGAGGCCACCGAGCCCTACAACTCCCAGGGACTTACCAGGTTGGTTCATCTTATGGCGCATCATGGGACTGTAAACTGTGATGCCTGCACATAGCAAAGGTGCAGCCTTATCCAAAGGGTAGCCATCAGGTATCTTGTAGCAGAACCTGTTCGAAGGACAACAATGAAAGGATGCCACTCAAGTATCAATTGAAGTGTTGAACTAAACAAGTGCAGAGTAAAATTGTAAATCCCATTCAGATCATAATTGTTTGTCTGCTCTTCATATTATCTAGAAATAATTGCTAAGATTCTAAAATTTAGAAAAGATTATGGTTAAGATTGACAAGCTCACAGTCGCAGAACAGGACTCACCTTTGATGAACAACAATATAGCTGGAGTATCCCCCTTTCGTCACTGTACCATCTGAATCGATTGAATTGAAGGTATATGCTGACTTGGGGCAAAAGATCTCTCGGAGGTCATTGCAATGCTGGCATTCCATACAAGAATTTACAAATGTCCCTACACCAACATGATCACCAACTTTGAATCCTCCAGCATTGGGACCAGTTGCTGTAACCACTCCAACAATTTCATGCCTgaaacatttattttaataagAATTAAAAAATAAGGGGAAAAAATTTAACATGGATAGGTTTTTCACTTTTTCCAGATAGTAATTCTGAAAGTCAATAAGTTTATATGAACCAATTTTACCTGATTAGTATTTGCATTTCCTTTGTTAACTTCTTTTAGACCAGATGGAACTTGCTTTGGTTACATATTATACAAAAAACTAATAAACCACCACAAAGTTCTAGATTTGATACATATACGAGCACATCAACTAGTGATATTTAAGCACATCTTTATGAAGAAGCATTTTCACAGTGAAAGTAGAAACAATCAATCTAAAAGAACTGGAAATAGCATACCCTGGGACTACTGGGTACATCGAGTCACCATGCAAGTTCTTGGTCCAAACAACATCAGCATAACAAACTCCACAGTATTTTATCTTTATAGAAACATCATCTGCTCCAACAGAtctggaaaaaaaaataacaagttAGACGAAGCTCCTCAGTGAAGTATGAAATAGCAAATGCTTCACAAAAAGCCATTTCATGTGAAAAAATTCTGAAGCATTTGCTGATGCCTAAAAGTCATTTCCAAAGTCAGATTCTCTTCATACTTTTAGTTTATTATCCCTTAAAACAATACTTCAGCAAAACAAATAACCAGGTGTCAGTTGTCCAAATGAGTTAACAGTTCAGACATTTTGAAAGAATGCATTGGTCCCAATTTACTTAGTCCCGGCCACTCAAAGATTTCTTCCTCATTTTTTTTAGATCCAAAGAATCCAGCCAATATAGAATTATCAGGAACATATGCAACTGAAATTTTGCCTTATTTTAAGCACACCTGCGATCAAACCTATAAGGTGATAGGATTCCAGATACATCTCTTGCAGCCCAAGCGAGACAATTTCCAATGCCAACTTCAGCTTCCATTGTTCAGTTAGCCACTTACTCTACAAAAGATTAGAATGTTAAATGATGCAAAGCTTACAAAAAAAATCTTCCTGTATTAGATTTTACATGTCCACTTAGAGAAGACAACAGAAACACAGGAAATCAGCATGTTGAATAAAATGGCaaactttttttttatagaaaaggaaattggtatgaacataacatataaatcAACAACGAGTACGTATGAGGTTTACTCCATTCAAAGTAGTTGCTGTCTGTCTATTtcttgaaattaaatattttttccactaaaaaaaaatcacaaactgCGTATCTGCAACTAGATTGGCTGAGACAAATAAACATCACGACAATCCTTAATTTTCATCTGAATAAGTCATCATGATACACTCTTTATTTTCACTTGTCCGCCTTAAAATATTAGATCTTTCGAAGGTTAGTCGCGTTATTTTCAATCACGTTGCTCTCCATTAAATAAGCCATGATGCAAAGGCTTTCaaacagaaaagaaaagtaaaCTCATACTAAAAAGGCTCACTCGTCAGATTTTTGGAATTCTTTCCAAAACCTATACAACTCAAGAAAAACCTAATCTTTAAGCATGCCCTTCTCTCTAAAATCTATGAGATCGAAGAAGCTCAAACCACAACCGATCGTAAATCAAGGCCATAAATCCTCCATACACAATCCTGCAAATCTCTTAACAAGAGGAGTACAAACAAACACGGACGTAATATTGGGGATATACCAAGCTCAAACAAAGCAGGATAAATACATGACAAAATCATCAGCGGATAGTAAAATTTCCGGAGGAACACAAAGGAcaagaacagaaaagaaagaacTGTGCGTTCAATTTTACCTTGATTAAAAATAGCGTTGGATTTGTTTAGTCCTAGAAACAGCGAGCTCTCACATCCGATGCGTCGCTAACTTTCACTGGCTGCGCTTCGTTCTTCAGCCTTCCTATTTTATAGCAGACTCTCGCCCTACTTTTTTTTCATATGCCCTCGTAAAGTTATAGATTACCAAAGTTATCCTCAGAATTCTAGAAATATCATCATTCTTTCCCCCATAGAACAGTCACATGAGCTACCTTATCCAAATATTTTATCATAAATTTTAGATagaataactaaaaaaaattttatatcaattatcATATTCATTGCCTAAATTTATATTTGATGAataatgattatctaaatttatagaataaaatctttatcctaaaaataaaataatatttttttaatctctctccttccactcaatctttttgATCTTTCTTTCCCctcatttcataaatataataataaaaaaataataaaaatttaagaataatAGAATTTTTAAGATAGTGGATATAGTGtgtagtaaaaaataattatctaaatttaatgaaGTGAGtcatttatcctaaattttagatatagtaatagagAAATTGATATGGATATTCTTATAATTCTTGCTCCCCTTAAAAGATCCATATTGGTTTGTATTAGCTTAAACGTTAATATATATCATTTTTTCATAAAACATATGATCCCCGTCCAACCAAACTCGGGATTGAAGTTTATTTCAAATTGAACTCGGGCCAAAattagatatatatttttttttagctttAATCAAATCCAAAGATCTCATATATTTTTCGAGATCAAACataaatatcaatatttttatattatttattcgTTTACGGAAATTTTGAGGATGATTAATGCATTTGGATGAATGAAATAATTTCTAGAAATAGATATTATTTAtagaggaatttttaaaaatttatttgaatgaCAGTTA from Zingiber officinale cultivar Zhangliang chromosome 4B, Zo_v1.1, whole genome shotgun sequence includes:
- the LOC121976631 gene encoding 1-acyl-sn-glycerol-3-phosphate acyltransferase LPAT1, chloroplastic-like isoform X1 gives rise to the protein MATGSLLWLRHSGCFLAAAPLKCSPAPRTAVSPPVVVVSGHRNHQCDCSVRFLCPKSVIPIKKEATVRRDTIARSEVSAVGPVGDSSSSASEFQLVSQVRAVLFYSVTAVAAIFLFATMAVVHPLVLLFDRHQRRFHHWIAKIWATLTIIPFYKFEFEGMENLPLQDAPTVYVSNHQSFLDIYTLLTIGRSFKFISKRSIFLFPIIGWAMYLIGVIPIARTDSRSQLDCLKRCMDFIKKGASVFFFPEGTRSKDGKLGTFKKGAFSVATKTGVPVLPITIMGTGKIMPPGREGIINSGAVKVVIHKPLDGKDAEKLCSESRDIIAQTLLLHGYGVH
- the LOC121976631 gene encoding 1-acyl-sn-glycerol-3-phosphate acyltransferase LPAT1, chloroplastic-like isoform X2, producing MATGSLLWLRHSGCFLAAAPLKCSPAPRTAVSPPVSGHRNHQCDCSVRFLCPKSVIPIKKEATVRRDTIARSEVSAVGPVGDSSSSASEFQLVSQVRAVLFYSVTAVAAIFLFATMAVVHPLVLLFDRHQRRFHHWIAKIWATLTIIPFYKFEFEGMENLPLQDAPTVYVSNHQSFLDIYTLLTIGRSFKFISKRSIFLFPIIGWAMYLIGVIPIARTDSRSQLDCLKRCMDFIKKGASVFFFPEGTRSKDGKLGTFKKGAFSVATKTGVPVLPITIMGTGKIMPPGREGIINSGAVKVVIHKPLDGKDAEKLCSESRDIIAQTLLLHGYGVH
- the LOC121976632 gene encoding putative cinnamyl alcohol dehydrogenase 4, with protein sequence MEAEVGIGNCLAWAARDVSGILSPYRFDRRSVGADDVSIKIKYCGVCYADVVWTKNLHGDSMYPVVPGHEIVGVVTATGPNAGGFKVGDHVGVGTFVNSCMECQHCNDLREIFCPKSAYTFNSIDSDGTVTKGGYSSYIVVHQRFCYKIPDGYPLDKAAPLLCAGITVYSPMMRHKMNQPGKSLGVVGLGGLGHMAVKFGKAFGLKVTVFSTSESKKEEALNILKADKFVLSSDKQQMMSLTQSLDFIVDTASGDHPFDPYMDLLKVEGVLVLVGFPSEIKLSPRSLNLGARSIAGSITGGTKETQEMLHFCAANKVYPEIEVISISYVNEALQRLINRDVKYRFVIDVGNSLN